The following are from one region of the Sandaracinus amylolyticus genome:
- a CDS encoding HNH endonuclease — MRRGRGRTVLAIVATDRTFERSEVRGDRVWVGRCIHCNARVVVEESGETIATIEHIEPTTHGGTDEVSNLALACARCNQAKGARLDVRRRDDPTLCAVIETLRTRRRERWRDPLY; from the coding sequence ATGCGACGGGGACGAGGGCGCACCGTGCTCGCGATCGTGGCGACCGATCGCACGTTCGAGCGCAGCGAGGTGCGCGGCGATCGCGTGTGGGTCGGGCGCTGCATCCACTGCAACGCGCGCGTGGTGGTCGAGGAGAGCGGCGAGACGATCGCGACGATCGAGCACATCGAGCCGACGACGCACGGCGGGACCGACGAGGTGTCGAACCTCGCGCTCGCGTGCGCGCGCTGCAACCAGGCCAAGGGCGCGCGCCTCGACGTGCGGAGGCGCGACGATCCCACGCTCTGCGCGGTGATCGAGACGCTGAGGACGCGACGGCGCGAGCGCTGGCGCGACCCGCTCTACTGA
- a CDS encoding type III pantothenate kinase has protein sequence MLLTIDVGNTHTVLGLWDGPKLAHDFRIESSKGRTSDEILVLLLTLMDVAGVDRRHVHASIVASVVPALTDPICHAARRAFGHETMQVGPGIKTGMPILYENPREVGADRIANAVAAFERCKSAVVVVDFGTGTNFDCVSPKGEFLGGVIAPGMQISAEALFSRAARLSRIPIAKPPRAIGRNTQHSVQSGIVFGYVGLVDGLVDRIRDEIEGPCRVLATGGLARLVAPESRTIEEVVPDLTLEGLRLLYERNQ, from the coding sequence ATGCTCCTCACGATCGACGTCGGCAACACGCACACCGTGCTCGGGCTCTGGGACGGCCCGAAGCTCGCCCACGACTTCCGCATCGAGAGCTCGAAGGGCCGGACCAGCGACGAGATCCTCGTGCTGCTGCTCACCCTGATGGACGTCGCGGGCGTCGATCGACGTCACGTGCACGCGAGCATCGTCGCGTCGGTCGTGCCCGCGCTGACCGATCCGATCTGCCACGCCGCGCGCCGCGCGTTCGGGCACGAGACGATGCAGGTCGGCCCCGGCATCAAGACGGGCATGCCGATCCTCTACGAGAACCCGCGCGAGGTCGGCGCCGATCGCATCGCGAACGCAGTGGCCGCGTTCGAGCGCTGCAAGAGCGCGGTCGTGGTCGTCGACTTCGGCACCGGCACCAACTTCGACTGCGTCTCACCGAAGGGCGAGTTCCTCGGCGGCGTGATCGCGCCCGGCATGCAGATCAGCGCCGAGGCGCTCTTCAGCCGCGCCGCGCGCCTGTCGCGCATCCCGATCGCGAAGCCGCCGCGCGCGATCGGGCGCAACACCCAGCACTCGGTGCAGTCGGGCATCGTGTTCGGCTACGTCGGGCTGGTCGACGGGCTCGTCGATCGCATCCGCGACGAGATCGAAGGCCCGTGCCGCGTGCTCGCGACCGGCGGCCTCGCGCGCCTCGTCGCGCCCGAGTCGCGCACCATCGAGGAGGTCGTCCCCGACCTCACGCTCGAGGGTCTGCGCCTGCTCTACGAGCGCAATCAGTAG